CTTAAAAGCAATCCCAACTGTCACAGCCTCACACAtacacggagagagagagagagagagaccttggtGTTGTTCGCTCGGTTGTATTTACGCAGGGCCACCTCTGCGTGGTAGCGCGCATCCTTTTGCTTGGCAGCGACTCTTCTTTCGCGGAGTGCATTCCTCACCTCCGGAGGTTTCCTCTTTCGAATTACAGGTGGAATTCCGATGGAGGCCAGGTCAAAGTCACCCGTCCATCTGGCTGGGGGCAGAGGCTGAAACCTCAAAGCATGTTCCTCCATATTGATACCTTCAGGAGTGCTCCTCTCATGGGACATCCAACCATTTCGATTCCTGATTCATTATTGCGAATTGATTGTTATGCCCCGCCCAAAAAAATCCACATATATCATGCCGTAATGTGAGAAATGTTAAGTGCATCATTTACCCAGATGCTTTTCTTTCATGATGAAGGTGCATGCAGAGTTCTCAAAACATGATTAAAAACTCATCGCATTTGTTCAGAATTAAAATTTGACAGATTTACCGATTTGATTTTCTTTTATGATGAAGGTGCATGCAGAGTTGTTGAAACATGTTTAAAAACTTGTCAAGATTGTTTAGAATTAAAATTTGACATGGTAAATTGAACAGCTGTCAGGTAGGGATGCCGGAAAGAAACAGCTGcatcgcagaaacgggccaagaacTACATGACTGACACAACACAATGAGAGCAAAACATGAGGTTGTGATAATTTATTTTTAACGGATTGCTGAGTGTTTCAGCACAGTTCTAAGCCCGTCACAGATGCAGCTTGCATGTAGAATGTTAACGGGAGGGGTTGTGTTAACCAATTTCGTGGAAAAACTGTTTGTAATATAAGCAAAAAATGGACGACTTAATACTGGGAACCAGAGGATTTGGGTTATTGATCTTGCAATGACATTTCAGAATGCCAAGTGAAGATGCACAATGGTGTTGTGCAAAGAGCaatccaaaataaataaataagaggtTAGGAGTGTTCAACTTGCATACCTCCCTTTTGAAGCGGCACATGAGACAGCAACTTGATGGTGGTGTTGCTTCGTCTCCTGTGGCTTGGCATTCAAATTCTCTTTAAACCTGAACCAGGACACATGTGTTAAATAGAATATAGTGAAGGGAACAGAGTTATCGACACATTCTGTATATTTTATTGTAATTTCAGTAAATTTTAGAATCAGAGAATGTTTTTGGAACGGATAGCACTGCTCTGTTTTCAGTACAATTCTTAGCCCATCACTGATGCACTCTGCAGTGTAGAATGTTCATTTTTTAAGAACAAAATCAGGCTAACCATATGGGAACAGGAGAACATAAACAAAAATGGACAAGTTAACACTGGGAACCAGAGTATTTGAGCTATAGATCTGGAAATCACATTTCAGAATGCAAAATGACCATGCACACTGGTGTTGAACAGAGAGCAGCCCAGAAAAAAAAAACTGAAGATGTTAGGAGTTTTATTACCTTGCATATCTCCCCTTTGAAGCGGCGCGTGAAACTGCGACTTGGTGTTGCTTTGGCTCCTCCTCTGGGAAGGCATGCAGCGAACCCCCCTTGTACCTTGAACCATAACATATCGTTTAATCAGCATCACAGTAAAATGAAGCAGAGTCGTCAACACAGTCTATTAGTATTCTCAAATTTCAGCAACCCCTAGAATTCTATTAATAATTTGTTCTCAGACACATTTGCAATTTCAGGAAATTTAGAACCACAAGAATTTGTTGCCGTAAACGTTTATAATTTCAGCCCTAAGGAATTGTTCTTAGATTCATTTCCAATTTCAGCACATTTTAGAAGGGATATAATTTGTTCTTCAAAACAGACACGCCTGGTGGCCTAGTTTAGAAACGACATATCAGAACAGCTAGACGGAACGGGGTCCTTGACGTACTTAGGCAGCGGGtcgaggggaggaggggggcgcctCGGGGGGACGGCGAGTGGGCGGTTAGGGCTCCGCAGGATGCGCCTGGGGACGCCATGCGAGGCAGAACCGGCGGCCGCGCGGTCGTCCAGATCTAGCTGGGAGAGGCAGGGGTGAGAGCCGCACCGCCAGCGGTCATGGAGTGGGGAGGGGAGCGGGATGAAGCAGTCGTCCATGGACATGGTGGGTCACGGCGTGCCGGCGAGGTGACGCCGGaggcggaggagggcggcgagcGAGGGTTTAATTTGGGGAATTTTGGAGGGGTCCGCCGGAGTCCGTGCACTACTGCtccgttttttttttttttgaggcggCCGAGGAGAGGGTTTAATTTGGGAATCGATTTGTAccccttctttctttttggatTTTTCGAGTATCACGCCACAAATCGATTTATAGTTCTATTCTACAATAAAACGACCATCTGTATAAAGAAATACAAGATCGTTTGGATCACTACATTAGAATAAAACGGTACTatctttgtaaagaaatataagatcgtttagatcactacATTAGGAAGATAAAATAGGGTATCGACCCATTTTTCTAACTGTGAAATGTGAAGGAGCCAAAGACGATAAGGAGCACAGAAGTGGCGTGATGGGCAAAAATCGCGGCAAAATCGGAGCAAAACTAGGGTCAGTGGGCAAAGTTGGATAGATGGAGTGATGAGTTAGCTGAGGAGTGCAATAAAGAGGAACATAGCTAAAAATGTGCACGGGCGCCATTATCACAAAGGAGAAGACATGGGACAAGCATTAATCAGTCATACCTTATCTAATCTTCCTTTTCCTCCTCTNNNNNNNNNNNNNNNNNNNNNNNNNNNNNNNNNNNNNNNNNNNNNNNNNNNNNNNNNNNNNNNNNNNNNNNNNNNNNNNNNNNNNNNNNNNNNNNNNNNNNNNNNNNNNNNNNNTTATGAGTACATTGTGGTTGTTTATGACCTCTTATCTTTAAATAAAAATGTAATCACTTGTGTTAAGAGGTTTGGGGTTCAACGTGATCTCTCTGCATTGCACTATGCAAGGGACTCTATAGGTGTGGGAGCTTCTAACACCAGGTTCGATAAGGGCACGCAGTGATTCAAATTTAAAAGCCAGAAGAAATATGATCGGTGGTCCAATATATCcttcgtcccacaatataagacgttATTAATCCAATATACATGGTGGATGTAATAAcgccttatattatgggacggaagaaGTATCTTATAGGACGGCACTTAATGCAATAGGAAAACACTATTTACACAACATTTTATATCTCGAGTCTTGCCTATTTTCACTAATGAGTCGGGCGTGTCCTTCATGAATTAAACAAAATGCAAGAGTTTAACGTCATATCTTGTGAATATAGACAAAAACTAAAACCACAAGAATACATAGTTGTTTCGATGATTCACACAAATTCGCAGAAATTTACCtttagagagagaggggggggggtgggGGCTTCAATAAGACTTTCTAAAACCAATCCTTCACTAAAAATATCATTAGATATTTTTTTCTCCAAATGTACACCGATGGAGGGGGAGTTTCCGCAGCCAGAATTTCAATGGAAAAGTGGGCAAGCCCAAGGATTACAGCACCAGTTACGGTAGGGGACAACTGTCCATATTACAGCAATTTGGGAGAGACTAGACTAGGCGGCAGATCACCAAGGGGAAAGGACAACACAGCAGACAACGTATCGGACGATGTGATCATCGACTACGCATACATACAAGAGATAAATTTGCACGAGTGCAGAAAAACTTACGAGTCCTCCTGCTGGTCAGTAGGGCCCTGATCCGCCATGGCCGGCTGCGTGGTCTGATCCTATCCAATCCGCGCGCGCCAAGGGGTGAGGTCGCAGTGCGTAGTGATCTGCTGGGCGAAAGATTGGTGCGGTCGTGTGTATTTATATATCagcaatcgagagagagagagaggggcggccaacgCGTTTCCGATTGGTGCGGTCGACGGACTGACCTTCCTAATGTTCTGCGGATTTTAATTCGACTGCCGTTCCAAAACAAGCCATTGCCATTGCTAAGGAAACAAACGCACAAATCGGGTACCAGCTTCTAACTGTCACAAGTATAAACGTGTGTGTTAGGGCATCTTCGAGGCTGACCCGCAAATCTCCCGCATGCGTCTGGGCCGCGGAAGTCATCTATCGCGGTCTTGTATTGGTCTGTCAGGCTGTTCGGACAAGCTTTCTTCCGCAAATCAGAGACAAAGGCCGGGATCATCATCTCCTCCGGTGACGAGGAGGATCAGCTGCCGCCACAGCAATAGCAGTCCGCGTCGGCGATGGCGGGCCAGGTGTACGCCACCACTGATGCGGAGTACGAGGAGCAGATGGAGCTTATGTTCCATCGCCCCGTGCTCCACCTCAACGGCCTGGCTCCGCCACCGGGGACGATGCGTGAAGGAGGAGCAGCTCTCTCCGCTGCCCCGACGCGTCAAGGAGGAGCGGCTCTCTCtgctctgatacatctccaacgtatgtataattttttattatttcatgctattGTAGTATATAAGCAATTATATATTAtttctaggactaacctattaacccgtaTCAAGTAACTTA
Above is a window of Triticum dicoccoides isolate Atlit2015 ecotype Zavitan chromosome 5B, WEW_v2.0, whole genome shotgun sequence DNA encoding:
- the LOC119312891 gene encoding uncharacterized protein LOC119312891 isoform X2, with the translated sequence MADQGPTDQQEDSYKGGSLHAFPEEEPKQHQVAVSRAASKGRYARFKENLNAKPQETKQHHHQVAVSCAASKGRNRNGWMSHERSTPEGINMEEHALRFQPLPPARWTGDFDLASIGIPPVIRKRKPPEVRNALRERRVAAKQKDARYHAEVALRKYNRANNTKFELVEVKVISIFYEFGGGGAHYNFTAKQPEDQQNADADSTKLFFSEVDLYFRSENDVIMCCIVGENDAGRCYGCENRQPVVHPSSEAYGGGSSTCIDYPGSDGDSDSD
- the LOC119312891 gene encoding uncharacterized protein LOC119312891 isoform X1, with amino-acid sequence MSMDDCFIPLPSPLHDRWRCGSHPCLSQLDLDDRAAAGSASHGVPRRILRSPNRPLAVPPRRPPPPLDPLPKYKGGSLHAFPEEEPKQHQVAVSRAASKGRYARFKENLNAKPQETKQHHHQVAVSCAASKGRNRNGWMSHERSTPEGINMEEHALRFQPLPPARWTGDFDLASIGIPPVIRKRKPPEVRNALRERRVAAKQKDARYHAEVALRKYNRANNTKFELVEVKVISIFYEFGGGGAHYNFTAKQPEDQQNADADSTKLFFSEVDLYFRSENDVIMCCIVGENDAGRCYGCENRQPVVHPSSEAYGGGSSTCIDYPGSDGDSDSD